Proteins found in one Takifugu rubripes chromosome 15, fTakRub1.2, whole genome shotgun sequence genomic segment:
- the LOC115252772 gene encoding eukaryotic translation initiation factor 4 gamma 1-like: MCDHLKELRVSSKSSDDFVYFNKLLLTRCRLEFKNHGLLTEQENDVSVAQEDLEQTRHKTRVRLLGTVRFIGELFKLKMIVVGIIHTCVDKLLQDECEESLECLSKLLTTVGKDLDTESERPKLDSHCGNIRRLLKEQKMSSRIKFMLQDVLALGENNWVPRRNDQGPKTIQQLHQEVKQAEEREMLQLKKEISTMYWRGGGRPADRRQSFYPKEIPGKFNQDSSRDYGDRKQWCHVGSSSTFGSPGKYECRSIRNTWRPKDREPVLHLEEQKMNTGAQMKDVRKIPVEHKTQEEARAQDWDEEEVYQALKSLLQKNSVNEKIEEWIQNTLNNRQRSSDGFVRALIRAVGRSVIVDCGVKTLRTYELLQRVSLLKKYIKDVEKQLVVLSVLQQLLVHIDQPDGLLRMFFDVLLDEEVIQDETFFKWRSSTISVGSLHNFYTWLHEANRRFT, translated from the exons ATGTGTGACCACCTGAAGGAG CTGAGGGTCTCGTCCAAGAGCAGCGATGACTTCGTCTACTTCAACAAACTTCTGCTCACGAGATGTCGGCTGGAGTTCAAGAACCATGGACTCCTGACGGAACAGGAAAACGATGTGTCTGTTGCTCAAGAG GACCTGGAGCAGACCAGGCACAAGACCCGCGTGCGTTTGCTGGGGACCGTGAGGTTCATTGGGGAGCTTTTCAAGCTGAAGATGATCGTGGTGGgtatcatacacacctgtgtagATAAACTCCTCCAGGACGAGTGTGAGGAGTCTCTAGAGTGTCTGTCCAAGCTCCTGACCACAGTGGGTAAAGACCTGGACACTGAGAGTGAGAGG ccAAAACTCGATAGCCACTGTGGCAACATACGCCGACTCCTGAAGGAACAGAAGATGTCGTCAAGAATCAAGTTCATGTTGCAAGATGTTTTGGCCCTAGGAGAG AACAACTGGGTGCCCCGCAGGAACGATCAAGGCCCGAAAACcattcagcagcttcaccaagagGTGAAGCAGGCTGAAGAGAGGGAGATGCTCCAGTTAAAGAAAGAGATAAGCACCATGTACTGGAGAGGTGGTGGCAGGCCGGCAGATCGCCGCCAGTCCTTTTATCCAAAAGAGATTCCTGGGAAGTTCAACCAGGACTCCAGCCGTGATtatggagacaggaagcagtgGTGCCATGTGGGCAGCAGCTCAACTTTTGGGTCACCAGGAAAATATGAATGCAGGAGCATCAGAAACACCTGGCGACCCAAAGACAGAGAACCTGTCCTGCACCTGGAAGAACAAAAAATGAACACAGGAGCACAGATGAAGGATGTCAGGAAAATTCCag TTGAACACAAGACCCAGGAGGAGGCACGAGCGCAGGACTGGGATGAGGAAGAAGTTTACCAAGCCCTCAAAAGTCTCCTCCAGAAGAATTCCGTCAATGAGAAAATAGAGGAGTGGATCCAG aacacCCTCAACAACAGACAGAGGTCATCAGACGGGTTTGTGAGGGCCTTGATCAGAGCAGTCGGCCGATCAGTCATAGTTGACT gtgggGTTAAAACGCTGAGAACCTacgagctgctgcagagagtcAGCCTCTTAAAGAAGTACATCAaggatgtggagaagcagctggtggtcctgagtgttctgcagcagctgctggtccaCATAGACCAACCTGATG GTCTGCTGCGGATGTTCTTTGATGTCCTGTTGGATGAAGAAGTCATCCAGGACGAGACCTTCTTTAAATGGAGGTCGTCCACCATCTCTGTAGGATCCCTGCACAACTTCTATACCTGGCTGCACGAGGCGAACAGACGGTTCACCTGA